A single region of the Mesotoga infera genome encodes:
- a CDS encoding M48 family peptidase produces the protein MYLEIQINSLRRYSKLPKTSAIIEEYKLEVMGIPVEVVRKHIKNLHLAVYPPEGRVRVAAPLHMNKDAVRLALITRIGWIRKKQEAFKNQERQSRREMITGESHYFRGRRYRLKVVEINRPPTVKLSNNSSIELRIRPSSDRAKREAVLYEWYRKRLKEQIPAMITEWEPRIGVVVADWGVRKMKTRWGSCNIKARRIWLNLELAKKSLSCLEYVVVHEMLHLIERHHNDRYKSLMSDLLPNWQTTRDELNRSAIGLP, from the coding sequence ATGTACTTGGAAATTCAAATCAACTCGCTAAGGAGATATTCGAAATTGCCAAAAACCAGCGCGATTATTGAAGAATACAAACTCGAAGTTATGGGAATTCCCGTTGAGGTTGTGAGAAAGCATATAAAGAACCTTCACCTTGCCGTATATCCACCTGAGGGCAGGGTGCGCGTAGCTGCTCCGCTTCATATGAATAAAGATGCGGTACGGCTTGCGCTAATCACCCGCATAGGCTGGATTCGGAAGAAACAGGAGGCTTTCAAAAACCAGGAAAGGCAATCTCGCCGGGAGATGATTACTGGAGAGAGTCATTACTTTCGAGGTCGCAGATACAGGTTGAAAGTAGTAGAAATAAACAGGCCTCCGACAGTCAAGCTTTCGAACAACTCCTCAATAGAACTCAGGATTCGCCCTAGTAGCGATCGGGCAAAAAGAGAAGCCGTTCTTTACGAGTGGTACAGGAAGAGATTAAAGGAACAGATTCCCGCCATGATAACCGAATGGGAACCTAGAATCGGAGTCGTGGTTGCCGATTGGGGTGTTCGCAAGATGAAAACGCGATGGGGGAGTTGTAACATAAAAGCGAGGCGTATTTGGCTTAACCTTGAGCTTGCGAAGAAGTCTCTTTCCTGCCTCGAGTACGTAGTTGTACACGAGATGCTTCATCTTATTGAGCGCCATCATAACGACCGCTATAAATCTCTTATGAGCGACCTGCTTCCTAATTGGCAAACCACGCGCGATGAACTGAATCGCTCAGCGATTGGTCTTCCGTAG